In one Salvelinus sp. IW2-2015 linkage group LG26, ASM291031v2, whole genome shotgun sequence genomic region, the following are encoded:
- the LOC111953081 gene encoding transcription factor HES-1-like, translated as MPADILEKTSVSPIAATAASMNTTPDKPKTASEHRKSSKPIMEKRRRARINESLGQLKTLILDALKKDSSRHSKLEKADILEMTVKHLRNLQRAQMTAALNSDPTVLGKYRAGFRECTNEVTRFLSTCEGVNTEVRTRLLGHLASCMTQINAMNYPTQHQIPTGPPHRAFGQSMVHIPNSSPQGNVMPQPCKGGSPRSMSPETTKVYGGFHLVPATDGQFAFLIPNAAFTPNGPVIPVYANQVNTPVPAAVSPGAPTGNSDSVWRPW; from the exons ATGCCTGCCGATATACTGGAAAAGACATCAGTCTCTCCTATTGCTGCTACTGCAGCTAGCATGAACACGACACCTGATAAACCCAAGACGGCTTCCGAGCACAGGAAG tcATCCAAACCTATCatggagaaaaggagaagagcCAGAATCAACGAAAGCTTGGGACAGTTGAAAACACTTATCCTGGATGCGCTCAAAAAAGAT AGTTCCAGACACTCGAAACTTGAAAAGGCCGACATCCTGGAGATGACCGTGAAACATCTCCGGAACCTCCAGAGAGCTCAAATGACTG cTGCGTTGAACTCTGATCCCACCGTGCTAGGGAAATACAGAGCAGGATTCCGCGAGTGCACAAATGAAGTCACCCGGTTCCTGTCCACCTGCGAGGGGGTTAACACCGAGGTCAGGACGCGGCTTCTCGGTCACTTGGCCAGCTGCATGACGCAGATCAACGCTATGAACTACCCCACGCAGCACCAGATCCCTACCGGGCCTCCCCACCGCGCCTTCGGCCAGTCCATGGTACATATCCCCAACTCATCTCCGCAGGGCAACGTGATGCCCCAGCCTTGTAAAGGTGGCTCTCCCCGGAGCATGTCACCAGAAACAACAAAAGTATACGGCGGCTTCCACCTCGTACCTGCCACAGATGGACAATTCGCCTTCCTTATCCCCAATGCAGCTTTTACGCCCAACGGTCCCGTTATCCCCGTGTACGCGAACCAGGTCAACACGCCTGTCCCAGCGGCGGTGTCCCCCGGTGCACCGACAGGCAACTCGGACTCAGTGTGGCGACCCTGGTAG